A DNA window from Thermococcus sp. 4557 contains the following coding sequences:
- a CDS encoding HAD-IIA family hydrolase, translating to MLRKIGLIFDMDGVLYRGNKPVDGARELIGFLKDKCVPFIFLTNNSTKDPSMYRDKLISMGIDVPEEAIVTSGMATRLYMEKHLEPGKIFVIGGEGLHREMERLGWGVVGVDEARRGGWKEVKYVVVGLDPELTYEKLKYGTLAVRNGAMFIGTNPDTTYPAEDGIHPGAGAIIAALRASTGVEPLVIGKPNEPAFEVARERLGRFGDVDEIWMVGDRLDTDIVFAKRFGMKAVMVLTGVNAPGDVEKTGIVPNIILPSVRELLDYLKTFVEASE from the coding sequence ACCGGTTGACGGTGCCAGGGAGCTGATAGGATTCCTGAAGGATAAGTGTGTTCCGTTCATCTTCCTCACCAACAACTCCACAAAGGACCCCTCCATGTACCGGGATAAGCTCATCTCGATGGGCATAGACGTCCCCGAGGAGGCGATAGTAACCTCCGGCATGGCAACGAGGCTCTACATGGAAAAGCACCTCGAACCGGGGAAAATCTTCGTCATCGGCGGGGAAGGGCTGCACAGGGAGATGGAGCGCCTCGGATGGGGGGTCGTTGGCGTAGATGAAGCCAGAAGGGGAGGATGGAAAGAGGTCAAATACGTCGTCGTCGGTCTCGACCCGGAGCTGACCTACGAGAAGCTCAAGTACGGAACGCTGGCGGTAAGGAACGGCGCGATGTTCATAGGCACCAACCCCGACACCACTTACCCCGCGGAGGACGGCATCCACCCGGGGGCCGGGGCGATAATAGCCGCGTTGAGGGCCTCAACGGGTGTGGAGCCGCTGGTGATAGGCAAGCCAAACGAGCCTGCCTTCGAGGTGGCCAGGGAGAGGCTGGGGCGATTCGGGGACGTTGATGAAATCTGGATGGTCGGCGACAGGCTCGACACCGACATCGTCTTCGCCAAACGCTTCGGCATGAAGGCGGTAATGGTCCTGACTGGCGTAAACGCGCCGGGGGATGTTGAAAAAACCGGCATAGTCCCAAACATCATCCTTCCGAGCGTGAGGGAGCTCCTCGACTACCTGAAGACCTTCGTGGAGGCATCGGAATGA